A region of the Corynebacterium endometrii genome:
AAGGAGTTCACGGCCGCAACCGCGCGCCGGGCAATCACATCACCAGCAGCGTCGTAAACCATGCCGTCCAATGCGCTGGCGCATTCCGGAGATGAATATTCAGGGTGCGCGTGATCGACGTAGAAACGTGCGCCGTTCTTCGTCACCACGTTGGCCACGCCTATGGCATTCGGATCCACCACGGGTACCGTCTGGTAGCGCTTGAGATCAAAGCCGCGCGCGTCGCGAAGAGGATGCTCCTCGGCGAAGTCCCATCGCGAACGAGCCCCCGTGTGCAGGGCGGCGTACGCCACCACGGCATGGGTTGATGTCACAATGGGTGAATACTCCGGGCTTGACGGCGTGGAGATCCCGTACTCGGTTTCAGTGCCTAAGAATCGTGCCATGAGTCTAAATCTAATCCCTCGTTACTGTTGCGCGGTCAGTTCTACCCCGGTAACCGGAAGACCCGCCACCGTCGAAGAGACAATTGACGCCCATTCCTGGGGGTTAGTCGTAGAAGGCAAGTGTTCACTTTCAGCCTGTTCCTGCGCTACGGCCGCTACCAGATGCCCGGCGCTTAGCGCAGCGGAAGCCGGATTACCAGAGGCCAAGGCGTCCTTGATTGCCTGCTTTTTGGCCCTCGCCACCACGTTGGCCAGCATGGCACCGGAGACAAAGTCACGGTAGTGAAGCTCCCGCTTACTGCCATCGCCAAAGTGAAGCTTCGCGAAGGACTTATCGGCGTAGACAGCATCGACGGTGGTGGTAATTAGCTCCTCATAATCGCCATCCGTCGGGATCGATGTGGAAAGGTGACGGGCAAGAATCTGCCGAGCACCAGATTTAGACGGGCGGTTTACGCGAACCTTGATATCGAGGCGACCGGGACGCAGGATAGCGGGATCTATCAATTCCTCGCGGTTTGTTGCACCGATGACGATGACATTGCTTAAATCTTCCACGCCGTCGAGCTCGGTGAGCAGTTGAGGAACCACCGTAGTCTCCATATCGGAGGATACCCCGGTGCCTCGGGTACGGAAGATGGATTCCATCTCATCAAAGAAGATAATGACCGGCCGGTCTTTGCCCTCATTCGCTAATTCCCTAGCCCGTTCGAAAATGAGGCGGATCCTGCGCTCGGTTTCTCCCACGAACTTGTTCAGCAGTTCGGGGCCCTTGACATTGATAAAGTATGACGGTGCTTCAGCCCCCATCCTTGTGCCCAGGGAATTGGCCACCGCCTTTGCTATCAGGGTCTTTCCGCAGCCTGGAGGGCCGTATAAAAGGACGCCTTTCGGGGGATTCAAGTCGAATGCGCGGAAGAGCTCGGGGTGCAAGAACGGCAATTCCACGGAGTCGCGGATAACCGATATCTGTTCGTCCAGTCCGCCAATGTCATCGAAGGAAACGTTCGGGACCTCCTCCAAGGAAAGCTGCGCCACTTCTGCCTTGGAAATCTTCTCCACGGCCACACCGGCCTTGGAATCCACAAGCACGCTATCGCCGGCCTTCACGCAACCGTACAAATGCTCGGCGAGGATGAGCACCTGCTCCTCCCCGGTGGGACCGGCGATAACCACGCGGTTTCCGGCTATGCGTTCCATGACGGTGACGACGGTGCCGCTCGGTTCGTAGCCGCACGCCTCAACGACCACACCTCCCTCACCCAAGCGCACCAGCTGCCCCACCTTGAGGGAACCGCCCTCGAGTTGCGGTGTGGTTTTGACCCGCATACGCCGGCCATTGGTGTAGACCTCCGCGTCGCGACGAGAGTCCCACGGCTTGCCCGAATAGCCTAGAAAAGTGCCGTACGTGGAAGCCGGTTCGGCGAGGGCCTCTATGTCGGCGGCCATGGCGGCCAATTTATCGCGCGAGTCCTTTAAAAGAGCGGCGAGACGCGCGTTACGCTGCGCTAAGGAGTCGATCTGTGCCTTGAGTTCCGCGACTTCTGTCATGACCACCACAGTAATACAGCCCGCAATGGCCGCGTGGCTATTACGGGCTGCTAATGCACTAGGGCATCACTTGCGCGCGCGTCGCTGTGGGCGCGGCGGCGTCACACCGTCGGCCAAGCGGCGGGTCCAGATGAGGAACGCGGTGTGCGCGTTCATGCGGTGCTCCGGGCGAGTGGCAAGCCCCTCCACCTTCCACTCACGCACCAAGGATTCCCAAGCCTTGGGCTCGGTGAAGCATTTGAGTTCACGGATTCCCTCCATGACCTTCATGAGCTGCGGGACGGTAGCCACGTAAGTCATGAAGACCCCGCCCGGGATCAAAAGGTCACGGACGGTCTCGAGGTGTTCCCACGGCTCAAGCATATCCAGGATGACGCGGTCTACCGGGCCGCCCAGATCCTCTTGGGTGACGTCACCTAGGTCGCCGAGTCGCGGGGACCACCATTCGGGGGTCTTGCCAAAGTACTCCTTGACGTTATCCTCGGCGTAAACCAGGTGGTCCTCGCGAATCTCATAGGAAAATACGTGCCCCTCCGGGCCTACCGCGCGCAGCAGCGACATGGACAGCGCACCGGACCCGGCGCCGGCCTCCAACACCCGCGCTCCCATGAATATGTCACCCTCGACCAGAATCTGAGCGGAATCCTTGGGGTAGATCACCGCGGCTCCGCGCGGCATGGATAACACGTGATCCACCATCAGGTGGCGGAAAAGCAGGAAGTCGGAACCCATGGTGGACTTGATGACGCTGCCCTCATCCATGCCCTCGATGTCATCGTGATTGATGATCCCCTTATGGGAATGAAACTGACCGCCCTCTTCCAACACGATGGTGTAATGGCGGCGCTTGGCGTCGGTCAATTGCACGCGGTCACCATAATGGAACGGACCGGAATATGCCATGGATGGCTCCTTGCTAGTTTTTCCAGCGTACTCAAAGCGTACGTATTGCGTATTTCTTCAACGTTTGCGGCGTGCGCCCCAGTTAGCTAACCCACCAAGTATGCCTTAAGAGCTTGGCCAAGCCATACTTGGTCATTGGCCCCCACCATCTCGCGGGCCGAATGCATGGACAGCATCGGCACGCCCACGTCCACGGTATCGATTCCCAGGCGGGTAGCCGTCAGCGGGCCAATGGTGGTGCCGCACGGCACATCATTGTTTCCCACAAAGCGTTGGTAGGGCACTCCAGCGCGCTGGCAGGCGCTTTCCCACAGCGCGATGGACGCGGCATCGGAGGCGTAGCGCTGATTGCCATTGACCTTGGTGACTGGGCCTTGGCCGATGATCGGGTGGTGGCCTGGGTCATGCTTGCCCACATAATTGGGGTGAACAGAGTGCGCGGCGTCCGCCGAAACGCATGAGGAAAGCGCGTACATCCGGCGGAGCCCCTCAGCGTCTAAGCCCAGGGCCGCGGCCGTGCGGGTCAGCACGTCCTCCAAGATTGGGCCGGCGGCACCATACCGCGAGCCGGAGCCTACCTCCTCGTGGTCAAAGGCGGCCATAACGAGTACATCGGACCCTGTGTACTCCTTCGCGGCTGCCTCGAAGGCCACTAGGCTAGCGTGCACGGAAGATAGGTTATCCATTCGCCCAGCCGCGATAAACTGCTCCGAACCGCCAAATACGGCGCCCTTCTGGCTGTCGGCGGTAATTAAGTTAAACGCAGCAATATCGCTCGCATCCACGCCCGCGTCTTCCGCAATGGTGGACCACAGTGAGTTTTCGTCATTGACGGACAACACCGGCTGGAGATGGGCCTGGCGGGCTGGCTCAAATGTGGATTCGCGCGACAGGTGTATGGCTAGGTTTGGAACTCGGGCTACGGGGCCGGTGTTGACCAAATGCTGGGTTCCATCCTTGGTCACTAACTGGCCCGCGATGGTCAATTCACGGTCGAACCACGTGTGCAGCAGTGGGCCGCCGTAAATCTCAACTGCTATCTGATTCCAGCCCGCAGTGCGGAAATCGGGGTTCGGCTTGACGCTTAGGCCAGGGGAATCGGTGTGCGATCCAATGATTTTGAACCCCGAATCCGCCCCTAGATTCTCGGGCACGAACCACGCCAAGACGGCGCCGCCACGAACCATGACGTGGCCACCGGGCGCCGCGCTCCACGCCTTTTTCTCATCCTGACGCTCAAACCCCGCGGCCTCGAGGCGCGCGGCTACCTCCGCCGCAGCGTGATACGAAGACGGTGACGCATGCAGGAAATTCAAAAAATCATCGATAACACTCATGCCCTCTACTGTGCCATGTTCGTGGTTCCAATTAGGCTAAGGGGACCATGGATGACCAAAATTCTTCACGCAAGCCCTCTCCCCTAGCCCTATCCCCATCGCGCGCCAGCGACTACAAGCAGTGCCCGCTGCTCTACCGCTTCCGCGCCATTGACAGACTCCCGGAGCCCAAGACCATAGCCCAGGTCAAGGGCACCCTGGTCCACGCCGTGCTGGAGGAGATGCACGGGTTAGATAGGGCGCAGCGCACCTATCCGGCGGCGGTAAAGATGATTAAACCCGCATGGGAAAAGATGTGCGCCGAGGATGCTGAAATGACGCAGCTAGTACCGGCAGACCAAACCTACGAATTCCTAGTCGAAGCCCGCAGCCTGGTTCGCGGATACTTTGAGATGGAAAACCCGCAGGGCTTTGATGCTAAAGCGGTGGAGATGTACGTCAACACCGTCCTGCCCAACGGAGTGCCCGTGCGCGGCTTCATCGACCGCGTCGATGAAGCTCCCACAGGTGAGGTGCGCGTGGTCGATTATAAGACAGGCAAGAAGCCTATCCCCCGCTATTCCCAGGACGCCCAATTTCAGATGCGCTTCTACGCGTTGGTCTATTGGCGCCTGTACGGAGTCATCCCGGCCCAGCTGCGACTGATGTACCTCAAGGTTTTTGACTCCATGTTCCTTCAACCATCCCAGGTGGAGCTGGAATATTTCGAACGTGACCTCGCGGAGTTGTGGTCTTCTATCGAAAGGGACGGAAAGTCCGGAGTCTTTAGGCCAAAGACCTCGAAACTATGCAATTGGTGCTCTTTCCAGAAACTCTGCCCCGCTTTTGACGGCACACCGCCCGAGTACCCGGGGTGGCCGGGTAGCGCCGCGGATCCCGCTGCTGGCTCCGAAGCCCAGGCATAGCCCGGGGCAGATTCGGCCGGCTAACTCCGGTTAACGCAGCCCCGGCCGAGGGCTGCCAAGTGCTTACTTGAATGCCACGACCCACCCAGGGCGCGTGCCGATGCGCCGCGCTTGGGTGGGTCGACGGTTTCTAAGAAGGCTTTAGAAGAGCCCAGAGATAACGCCGTCACCGTCGACGTCAATCTGGTTGGCCGCCGGCTTCTTCGGCAGGCCAGGCATGGTCATGACATCCCCGGTAAGGGCCACAACGAATCCCGCGCCGGTTCGCGGCTGGAGTTCACGAACGTGGAGGGTATGGCCGGTCGGCGCGCCGAGCTGGGATGGCTCGTCGGAGAAGGAATACTGCGTCTTCGAGATAACTACCGGGAAGTTATCCCAGCCGTTGTCCTTAATGTATTTCAGGTCCTTCAGCGCCTTCGTGGAGTATTCCACCCTGTCCGCGCGGTAGATTTCCTTAGCGATGGTTTCTATCGAGGCCTCCACTCCCTCGTTTGGATCGTAGAGCTGCCCCACCGTGGAATCCAGGTTTCCTAGAACCTTCTCGGCCACTTCGAGGGCGCCCTCGCCGCCCTTGGCC
Encoded here:
- the arc gene encoding proteasome ATPase, yielding MTEVAELKAQIDSLAQRNARLAALLKDSRDKLAAMAADIEALAEPASTYGTFLGYSGKPWDSRRDAEVYTNGRRMRVKTTPQLEGGSLKVGQLVRLGEGGVVVEACGYEPSGTVVTVMERIAGNRVVIAGPTGEEQVLILAEHLYGCVKAGDSVLVDSKAGVAVEKISKAEVAQLSLEEVPNVSFDDIGGLDEQISVIRDSVELPFLHPELFRAFDLNPPKGVLLYGPPGCGKTLIAKAVANSLGTRMGAEAPSYFINVKGPELLNKFVGETERRIRLIFERARELANEGKDRPVIIFFDEMESIFRTRGTGVSSDMETTVVPQLLTELDGVEDLSNVIVIGATNREELIDPAILRPGRLDIKVRVNRPSKSGARQILARHLSTSIPTDGDYEELITTTVDAVYADKSFAKLHFGDGSKRELHYRDFVSGAMLANVVARAKKQAIKDALASGNPASAALSAGHLVAAVAQEQAESEHLPSTTNPQEWASIVSSTVAGLPVTGVELTAQQ
- a CDS encoding tRNA (adenine-N1)-methyltransferase, which codes for MAYSGPFHYGDRVQLTDAKRRHYTIVLEEGGQFHSHKGIINHDDIEGMDEGSVIKSTMGSDFLLFRHLMVDHVLSMPRGAAVIYPKDSAQILVEGDIFMGARVLEAGAGSGALSMSLLRAVGPEGHVFSYEIREDHLVYAEDNVKEYFGKTPEWWSPRLGDLGDVTQEDLGGPVDRVILDMLEPWEHLETVRDLLIPGGVFMTYVATVPQLMKVMEGIRELKCFTEPKAWESLVREWKVEGLATRPEHRMNAHTAFLIWTRRLADGVTPPRPQRRARK
- a CDS encoding M18 family aminopeptidase encodes the protein MSVIDDFLNFLHASPSSYHAAAEVAARLEAAGFERQDEKKAWSAAPGGHVMVRGGAVLAWFVPENLGADSGFKIIGSHTDSPGLSVKPNPDFRTAGWNQIAVEIYGGPLLHTWFDRELTIAGQLVTKDGTQHLVNTGPVARVPNLAIHLSRESTFEPARQAHLQPVLSVNDENSLWSTIAEDAGVDASDIAAFNLITADSQKGAVFGGSEQFIAAGRMDNLSSVHASLVAFEAAAKEYTGSDVLVMAAFDHEEVGSGSRYGAAGPILEDVLTRTAAALGLDAEGLRRMYALSSCVSADAAHSVHPNYVGKHDPGHHPIIGQGPVTKVNGNQRYASDAASIALWESACQRAGVPYQRFVGNNDVPCGTTIGPLTATRLGIDTVDVGVPMLSMHSAREMVGANDQVWLGQALKAYLVG
- a CDS encoding RecB family exonuclease, yielding MDDQNSSRKPSPLALSPSRASDYKQCPLLYRFRAIDRLPEPKTIAQVKGTLVHAVLEEMHGLDRAQRTYPAAVKMIKPAWEKMCAEDAEMTQLVPADQTYEFLVEARSLVRGYFEMENPQGFDAKAVEMYVNTVLPNGVPVRGFIDRVDEAPTGEVRVVDYKTGKKPIPRYSQDAQFQMRFYALVYWRLYGVIPAQLRLMYLKVFDSMFLQPSQVELEYFERDLAELWSSIERDGKSGVFRPKTSKLCNWCSFQKLCPAFDGTPPEYPGWPGSAADPAAGSEAQA